The genome window CAAAATTGAACATCTATATTCTAACAAGTTAACCTTTCGTTGTCAATATCTTCTGACTCTTTGGATAAGTCCTCGAGCTATTAGTATTAGTCCGCTCCATTGCTCACACAACTTCCACTCCTAACCTATCTACCTGATCTTCTCTCAGGGCTCTTACTGATATAAAATCATGGGAAATCTCATCTTGAGGTGGGTTTCACACTTAGATGCTTTCAGCGTTTATCCCTTCCCTACATAGCTACCCAGCGATGCCTCTGGCGAGACAACTGGTACACCAGCGGTAAGTCCACTCTGGTCCTCTCGTACTAGGAGCAGATCCTCTCAAATTTCCTACGCCCGCGACGGATAGGGACCGAACTGTCTCACGACGTTCTGAACCCAGCTCGCGTGCCGCTTTAATGGGCGAACAGCCCAACCCTTGGGACCGACTACAGCCCCAGGATGCGACGAGCCGACATCGAGGTGCCAAACCTCCCCGTCGATGTGAACTCTTGGGGGAGATAAGCCTGTTATCCCCAGGGTAGCTTTTATCCGTTGAGCGATGGCCCTTCCATACGGAACCACCGGATCACTAAGCCCGACTTTCGTCCCTGCTCGAGTTGTAGCTCTCGCAGTCAAGCTCCCTTATACCTTTACACTCTGCGAATGATTTCCAACCATTCTGAGGGAACCTTTGGGCGCCTCCGTTACCTTTTAGGAGGCGACCGCCCCAGTCAAACTGCCCGTCAGACACTGTCTCCGTAGATGATGAACCTACCGGGTTAGAGTGGCCATAACACAAGGGTAGTATCCCAACAACGCCTCCATCGAAACTGGCGTCCCGATCTCAATGGCTCCTACCTATCCTGTACATGTGGCACAGACACTCAATATCAAACTGCAGTAAAGCTCCATGGGGTCTTTCCGTCCTGTCGCGGGTAACCTGCATCTTCACAGGTACTAAAATTTCACCGAGTCTCTCGTTGAGACAGTGCCCAAATCATTACGCCTTTCGTGCGGGTCGGAACTTACCCGACAAGGAATTTCGCTACCTTAGGACCGTTATAGTTACGGCCGCCGTTTACTGGGGCTTCAATTCATACCTTCGCGTTACCGCTAAGCACTCCTCTTAACCTTCCAGCACCGGGCAGGCGTCACCCCCTATACATCATCTTACGATTTAGCAGAGAGCTGTGTTTTTGATAAACAGTTGCTTGGGCCTATTCACTGCGGCTGACTTTAAGCCAGCACCCCTTCTCCCGAAGTTACGGGGTCATTTTGCCGAGTTCCTTAACGAGAGTTCTCTCGCTCACCTGAGGCTACTCGCCTCGACTACCTGTGTCGGTTTGCGGTACGGGTAGAGTATGATTAACGCTAGAAGCTTTTCTTGGCAGTGTGACGTCACTAACTTCGCTACTAAACTTCGCTCCCCATCACAGCTCAATGTTACAGAATTAAGCATTTAACTCAATTCACACCTCACTGCTTAGACGTGCACTTCCAGTCGCACGCTTTAGTTAGCCTACTGCGTCCCTCCTTCACTACATACTCTAGTACAGGAATATCAACCTGTTGTCCATCGGATACACCTTTCGGTCTCTCCTTAGGTCCCGACTAACCCAGGGCGGACGAGCCTTCCCCTGGAAACCTTAGTCTTACGGTGGACAGGATTCTCACCTGTCTTTCGCTACTCATACCGGCATTCTCACTTCTATGCGTTCCAGCGCTCCTCACGGTACACCTTCTCCACACATAGAACGCTCTCCTACCATACCTATAAAGGTATCCACAGCTTCGGTAAATTGTTTTAGCCCCGGTACATTTTCGGCGCAGGGTCACTCGACTAGTGAGCTATTACGCACTCTTTGAATGAATAGCTGCTTCTAAGCTAACATCCTAGTTGTCTGTGCAACCCCACATCCTTTTCCACTTAACAATTATTTTGGGACCTTAGCTGGTGGTCTGGGCTGTTTCCCTTTCGACTACGGATCTTAGCACTCGCAGTCTGACTGCCGACCATAATTCATTGGCATTCGGAGTTTATCTGAGATTGGTAATCCGGGATGGACCCCTCACCCAAACAGTGCTCTACCTCCAAGAATCTTAATGTCGACGCTAGCCCTAAAGCTATTTCGGAGAGAACCAGCTATCTCCAAGTTCGTTTGGAATTTCTCCGCTACCCACAAGTCATCCAAGCACTTTTCAACGTGCCCTGGTTCGGTCCTCCAGTGAGTTTTACCTCACCTTCAACCTGCTCATGGGTAGGTCACATGGTTTCGGGTCTACGACATAATACTAAGACGCCCTATTCAGACTCGGTTTCCCTACGGCTCCGTCTCTTCAACTTAACCTCGCATCATATCGTAACTCGCCGGTTCATTCTACAAAAGGCACGCTCTCACCCATTAACGGGCTCGAACTTGTTGTAGGCACACGGTTTCAGGTTCTATTTCACTCCCCTCCCGGGGTGCTTTTCACCTTTCCCTCACGGTACTGGTTCACTATCGGTCACTAGAGAGTATTTAGGGTTGGGAGATGGTCCTCCCAGATTCCGACGGGATTTCTCGTGTCCCGCCGTACTCAGGATACTGCTAGGTATAAAGACTATTTCAAATACGAGGCTCTTACTCTCTTTGGCTGACCTTCCCATGTCATTCTTCTATAATCTTTAAGTCCACATTGCAGTCCTACAACCCCGAAGAGTAAACTCTTCGGTTTGCCCTCCTGCCGTTTCGCTCGCCGCTACTCAGGCAATCGCTTTTGCTTTCTCTTCCTGCAGCTACTTAGATGTTTCAGTTCACTGCGTCTTCCTCTACCTATCCTTAACAGATAGGAGTACTAGCCATCAGCTAGTGGGTTCCCCCATTCGGACATCTCTGGATCGTCGCTTACTTACAGCTCCCCAAAGCATTTCGTCGTTTGTCACGTCCTTCTTCGGCTTCTAGTGCCAAGGCATCCACCGTGCGCCCTTATTAACTTAACCTTATTTTTGGTCTTGCGACCTAAACTCTTTAAATATTTACAGCGTTTCGGTTTATTTTCTTGTTACTATTTGATATAGATATTCAATTTTCAATGTTCAATCTTAACACCCTTACAGTGTTAATGGAGCCTAGCGGGATCGAACCGCTGACCTCCTGCGTGCAAAGCAGGCGCTCTCCCAGCTGAGCTAAGGCCCCACAAGACCTCTCAAAACTAAACAAGACCAACGTACAGGTTTCCATTTCCTTAGAAAGGAGGTGATCCAGCCGCACCTTCCGATACGGCTACCTTGTTACGACTTCACCCCAATCATCTATCCCACCTTAGGCGGCTGGCTCCAAATGGTTACCTCACCGACTTCGGGTGTTACAAACTCTCGTGGTGTGACGGGCGGTGTGTACAAGGCCCGGGAACGTATTCACCGCGGCGTGCTGATCCGCGATTACTAGCGATTCCGACTTCATGTAGGCGAGTTGCAGCCTACAATCCGAACTGAGACTGGCTTTAAGAGATTAGCTTGCCGTCACCGACTCGCGACTCGTTGTACCAGCCATTGTAGCACGTGTGTAGCCCAGGTCATAAGGGGCATGATGATTTGACGTCATCCCCACCTTCCTCCGGTTTATTACCGGCAGTCTCGCTAGAGTGCCCAACTGAATGATGGCAACTAACAATAGGGGTTGCGCTCGTTGCGGGACTTAACCCAACATCTCACGACACGAGCTGACGACAACCATGCACCACCTGTCACCTCTGTCCCGAAGGAAAACTCTATCTCTAGAGCGGTCAGAGGGATGTCAAGACCTGGTAAGGTTCTTCGCGTTGCTTCGAATTAAACCACATGCTCCACCGCTTGTGCGGGCCCCCGTCAATTCCTTTGAGTTTCAACCTTGCGGTCGTACTCCCCAGGCGGAGTGCTTAATGCGTTAGCTGCGGCACTGAGTCCCGGAAAGGACCCAACACCTAGCACTCATCGTTTACGGCGTGGACTACCAGGGTATCTAATCCTGTTTGCTCCCCACGCTTTCGAGCCTCAGCGTCAGTTACAGACCAGAGAGCCGCTTTCGCCACCGGTGTTCCTCCATATATCTACGCATTTCACCGCTACACATGGAATTCCACTCTCCCCTTCTGCACTCAAGTTAAACAGTTTCCAAAGCGTACTATGGTTAAGCCACAGCCTTTAACTTCAGACTTATCTAACCGCCTGCGCTCGCTTTACGCCCAATAAATCCGGATAACGCTCGGGACCTACGTATTACCGCGGCTGCTGGCACGTAGTTAGCCGTCCCTTTCTGGTAAGTTACCGTCACAGTGTGAACTTTCCACTCTCACACTCGTTCTTCTCTTACAACAGAGCTTTACGATCCGAAAACCTTCTTCACTCACGCGGCGTTGCTCGGTCAGGGTTGCCCCCATTGCCGAAGATTCCCTACTGCTGCCTCCCGTAGGAGTCTGGGCCGTGTCTCAGTCCCAGTGTGGCCGATCACCCTCTCAGGTCGGCTATGTATCGTCGCCTTGGTGAGCCGTTACCTCACCAACTAGCTAATACAACGCAGGTCCATCTCTTAGTGATGCAATTGCACCTTTCAAATCAATATCATGCGATATCGACTTTTATGCGGTATTAGCTATCGTTTCCAATAGTTATCCCCCGCTAAGAGGCAGGTTACCTACGCGTTACTCACCCGTTCGCAACTCATCCGCTCGGTGCAAGCACCAAGCTTCAGCGTTCTACTTGCATGTATTAGGCACGCCGCCAGCGTTCATCCTGAGCCAGGATCAAACTCTCATTAAAATAATTGTTTGTCTTAAACTCATTCTGTCACTGACAGATTTATTGTTTTTTATTGTTCAGTTACTATAACCTTAGTTATAGCGCCCTGCACATTGGTTCGTCTTGTTCAGTTTTCAAAGGTCTTTGTCGCTCTCGCGCGACAACTATATTAGTATATCATGACCTCACCTTACTGTCAACACTTTTTTCCAAAAAATTTTATTTTTTTGAAAGTTTTTTTGAAAGTAATAAAGAAAAGCCTGTAATAAGGCTTTTCTATTAGTCTAGTTCTTTGGTAATGATAAGAAATTTTTCTTCCTTGTAGCCTCTTTTCATTAAACCTGCTTTAGCTATATCTAGAAGATCTTTTGAAAAGGATTGTATCGCTTCTTTTTCTTCTTTACTTAGAATTTTCTTTGAATATTTCTTTCTAAGTTTTCGATAGTCCTGTTCTTCATTTTTAAAAAATGAAGAATCTTCAAAAAAGTTTTCCAGTTTTTCTAATTCTACAAACAAGCCCAACTCAAAGGCTATCGGGGCAAATGTGGTTTCTAATGGTTGTGTACAAACACTTCTAAATTCTACAGTCCCACGAGCAGTTAGATCTTGAAATTGGTAACTTCGATGTTGTTTTAGATCTTCTTTTACAGGGTTAATAATTTTCTCATTTCCATCAGCCGTATAGGCTGTAATTTCTTTTTGATCTAGATAGTACTCCACTCGAATTGGTTTAAAATAATAAGATTTCCCCTCTCTAGTTGCTGTAAAAATAGCCGTTCTAGCGAGATTATTAAAAAACTCTTCTTCGCTTTGGTAGTCCTTAGGATAAACCCCTACATTTTCCTTATAATAACCATGTAAGGATTCTTCCCAGAAAATATCTCTAGCAATTTTTGTATCCCAAGCTTCTGCTGTAAATTCTGAGTTAGAAAACAAATATGCTTTTGCTGCTTCAATTTTATTAAATGCATTAATGATGCGAAGATAGTTATCGCGACTTACATCCAATTGAACCTGGTTTCCGCATATAAATGCTCCGTACGAAGGATAGGAGTGTGTCTTCATCCCTGTACCATTCAGCGCAAGGAAAGCCATTAACATCTTGTATCGTTCGATTTTCACTGGGCTATTATCATTTTCTTGCCACAGAGGATGGATTCCGTGCCCTTGGATTTCGTGATTATTTTCTTGCAAAATCGGTTGAATAATCTTCAAATAGGCCTCAAAACGTTTGGCCACCTCATTTATAGAACGAGCTCTCTCAAATGCAAATTCAATTGTATTGTAACTCAACTCGAATAGAATACGATCTTTAGAAGAGCAGTGAATCAATTGAATAGGATTTTGATCGTCATCTATTTTTTCAACTTCAAAATCTGATAAGTTGGCTAAGGTTCGAAAAAGATTTTTCGTCACCTCTATATTTGTTTTGTTTCCATTTGTTTCTACAATCGGAAACTCTAATTCAACTCCGACAAAGAGTTCCGAATCCTCTTTCATATTACTAAGGTACTTCTCTTTTAGTAATTTAATTGCTTGTTGTTTTGTCATTGAATCCTTTTTCTTCTATTGGAGATATGGGTTCCATTATATCATTTTTTGCTATTCTCGACTACTCACGAAAACAAGACAAAACGCCTGCTTACGAAATTGTTTTAAATTAAAGCAATTTCGTAAACAAGCGTCTACCATTCATTCAATATGATGAGTGTTCCCGCTGGGGAAAATCCCCAGCGGTAGACCAGAGCTAGACTAAGAATAACAGTGTATTCCATCATCATAACACTCAACAAAATTGATGATATTATACCAATTCGATGATAGCCATTGGCGCAGCATCACCACGACGTGGTTCAGTTTTAAGGATACGAGTATATCCACCATTGCGCTCAGCATAACGAGGTGCTAATTCAGAGAACAATTTTTGAAGTGCAGTTGTTTCTGAGTATTTACCTGTTTCTTCATCAAAGTTTTGTGATGCAACTTCGTTACGTACGAATGCAGCAGCTTGACGACGTGCATGCAAATCACCACGTTTACCCAAAGTAATCATTTTTTCAACTGATTTACGGATTTCTTTCGCACGTGCTTCAGTTGTTACAATTGCTTCATTGATGATAAGATCTGTAGTCAAATCGCGAAGCATCGCTTTACGTTGTGAGCTAGTGCGTCCTAGTTTACGGTAAGCCATGTATTCCTCCTCTATTTATCGTTTTTTAACCCAAGGCCTAAGTCGGCAAGTTTGATTTTAACTTCTTCAAGACTCTGACGTCCCAAGTTACGAACTTTCATCATTTCTGCTTCTGATTTTTCAGTCAAATCGTAAACAGTATTAATGCCAGCACGTTTCAAACAGTTATATGAACGAACTGAAAGATCTAATTCTTCGATCGTACGTTCTAAAATGCGATCATCAGAAGTTGTATCCACTTCCTTCATAACATCTGTTGCAATAGCAATTTCAGTTAAGTTTGTGAATAGATTTAGGTGTTCTGTCAAAATACGAGCAGACAAACCTAATGCATCTTCTGGAATGATTGTCCCATTTGTCAAAATTTCAAGGGTTAGCTTGTCAAAGCCATCGTTGCTACCAACGCGTGCTGGTTCAACTTGGTAATTGACTTTAGTCACTGGCGTATAAATTGAATCTACAGCAAGTGTTCCCACTGGTGCATCATCTTTTTTGTTTTGATCAGCCGGAACATAGCCACGTCCACTGTTTACAGTAAGCGTTGCTTTCAAAGATGCTCCTTCTCCGATTGTAAATAGATAATGATCAGGGTTTACAATTTCGATGTCACTATCAGTAAGAATATCTCCAGCAGTTACTTCTGCAGGTCCTTCTACATCAAGTTCAATAATCTTTTCGTCTTGGACGTAAGATTTAACGGCGATTCCTTTAACGTTAAGAATAATTTGCATAACGTCTTCACGGACTCCTGGAACGGTATCAAATTCGTGGAGTACACCTTCAATGTTGATTGAAGTGACAGCTGCACCTGGAAGTGAAGCCAGAAGTACACGACGAAGTGAGTTTCCAAGTGTTGTACCATAGCCACGTTCAAGTGGTTCTACGACAAACACGCCATAATCTTTGTTTTCATCAATTTTTGTTATATTTGGTTTTTCAAACTCAATCATTTGCTATACTCCCTCTTAAACGAAAAGCTGTGTAATTGTTGATGATTATACACGGCGACGTTTTGGAGGACGAGCACCATTGTGTGGTACAGGAGTTACATCGCGAATTGCAGTTACTTCAAGACCAGCAGCAGCAAGTGCACGAATAGCAGACTCACGACCTGAACCAGGACCTTTAACAGTTACTTCAACAGATTTAAGTCCGTGTTCTTGAGCAGCTTTTGCAGCAGCTTCTGATGCCATTTGAGCAGCAAATGGTGTAGATTTACGAGAACCTTTAAATCCAAGTGCACCTGCAGATGACCAAGCGATTGCGTTACCATGCACATCAGTAATCATAACAATTGTGTTGTTAAATGTAGCGTGAATATGAGCAATACCAGATTCGATATTCTTTTTCACACGACGTTTACGTGTTGGTTTAGCCAAGATTTTTACCTCCTTATTTTATTTTATTTTTTCTTACCTGCAATCGCAACAGCTTTACCTTTACGAGTGCGAGCATTGTTTTTAGTGTTTTGTCCACGAACTGGAAGTCCACGACGGTGACGGATACCACGGTATGAACCGATTTCCATCAAGCGTTTGATGTTCAAGTTTACTTCACGACGAAGGTCACCTTCAACTTTGATTGCGTCAACTTCACGACGGATAGCATCTTCTTGATCTGGTGTAAGATCGCGAACACGAATATCTTCAGAAACGCCTGCAGCAGCAAGGATTTTCTTAGATGTTGGAAGTCCGATACCGTACACATAAGTCAATGAAATTACTACACGTTTGTCATTTGGAATGTCAACTCCAGCAATACGAGCCATGTTTTCTCCTTTCTATCTTATCCTTGACGTTGTTTGTGTTTTGGATTTGCTGGGCAAATTACCATAACACGACCATTACGACGAATTACTTTACAGTATTCGCAAATTGGTTTGACCGATGGTCTTACTTTCATTTTTATCCCTCCAAG of Streptococcus sp. S5 contains these proteins:
- a CDS encoding glutamate--cysteine ligase family protein; this encodes MTKQQAIKLLKEKYLSNMKEDSELFVGVELEFPIVETNGNKTNIEVTKNLFRTLANLSDFEVEKIDDDQNPIQLIHCSSKDRILFELSYNTIEFAFERARSINEVAKRFEAYLKIIQPILQENNHEIQGHGIHPLWQENDNSPVKIERYKMLMAFLALNGTGMKTHSYPSYGAFICGNQVQLDVSRDNYLRIINAFNKIEAAKAYLFSNSEFTAEAWDTKIARDIFWEESLHGYYKENVGVYPKDYQSEEEFFNNLARTAIFTATREGKSYYFKPIRVEYYLDQKEITAYTADGNEKIINPVKEDLKQHRSYQFQDLTARGTVEFRSVCTQPLETTFAPIAFELGLFVELEKLENFFEDSSFFKNEEQDYRKLRKKYSKKILSKEEKEAIQSFSKDLLDIAKAGLMKRGYKEEKFLIITKELD
- the rplQ gene encoding 50S ribosomal protein L17; amino-acid sequence: MAYRKLGRTSSQRKAMLRDLTTDLIINEAIVTTEARAKEIRKSVEKMITLGKRGDLHARRQAAAFVRNEVASQNFDEETGKYSETTALQKLFSELAPRYAERNGGYTRILKTEPRRGDAAPMAIIELV
- the rpmJ gene encoding 50S ribosomal protein L36; amino-acid sequence: MKVRPSVKPICEYCKVIRRNGRVMVICPANPKHKQRQG
- the rpsK gene encoding 30S ribosomal protein S11, with the translated sequence MAKPTRKRRVKKNIESGIAHIHATFNNTIVMITDVHGNAIAWSSAGALGFKGSRKSTPFAAQMASEAAAKAAQEHGLKSVEVTVKGPGSGRESAIRALAAAGLEVTAIRDVTPVPHNGARPPKRRRV
- a CDS encoding DNA-directed RNA polymerase subunit alpha; the protein is MIEFEKPNITKIDENKDYGVFVVEPLERGYGTTLGNSLRRVLLASLPGAAVTSINIEGVLHEFDTVPGVREDVMQIILNVKGIAVKSYVQDEKIIELDVEGPAEVTAGDILTDSDIEIVNPDHYLFTIGEGASLKATLTVNSGRGYVPADQNKKDDAPVGTLAVDSIYTPVTKVNYQVEPARVGSNDGFDKLTLEILTNGTIIPEDALGLSARILTEHLNLFTNLTEIAIATDVMKEVDTTSDDRILERTIEELDLSVRSYNCLKRAGINTVYDLTEKSEAEMMKVRNLGRQSLEEVKIKLADLGLGLKNDK
- the rpsM gene encoding 30S ribosomal protein S13, which encodes MARIAGVDIPNDKRVVISLTYVYGIGLPTSKKILAAAGVSEDIRVRDLTPDQEDAIRREVDAIKVEGDLRREVNLNIKRLMEIGSYRGIRHRRGLPVRGQNTKNNARTRKGKAVAIAGKKK